In Spirochaetota bacterium, one DNA window encodes the following:
- a CDS encoding DsrE/DsrF/DrsH-like family protein produces MSDNKKLSMLILSANLDKALASFIIATSAASMNYEVNMFFAFWGLNILTKRKGKFFKGISIMEKMLNIVNRGGAHRLALSKLNMLGMGKMMMKMMMKKKNIPSLEELIKMAHEQGIVFFICDMSRDLMGLKPEDFIDSVNEFCGVATFIDKSSDSEISLVFD; encoded by the coding sequence ATGTCCGATAATAAAAAGTTATCCATGTTAATTTTAAGTGCAAATTTGGATAAAGCCTTAGCATCATTTATAATTGCTACAAGTGCTGCATCAATGAATTATGAAGTGAATATGTTTTTTGCATTCTGGGGACTGAATATACTTACAAAGAGGAAGGGGAAATTTTTTAAGGGGATTTCTATAATGGAAAAGATGTTGAATATTGTAAATCGTGGTGGAGCTCATAGATTAGCGCTCTCGAAATTAAACATGTTGGGTATGGGGAAGATGATGATGAAGATGATGATGAAGAAAAAAAATATCCCATCGCTTGAGGAATTGATAAAGATGGCTCATGAGCAAGGTATTGTTTTTTTTATCTGTGATATGAGTAGAGATTTAATGGGACTCAAACCTGAAGATTTTATTGATAGCGTGAATGAGTTTTGTGGTGTAGCAACCTTTATTGATAAATCGAGTGATTCTGAAATCAGTTTAGTATTTGATTAG
- a CDS encoding DsrE family protein, translating into MSNVNKNLIIITTGKEDRGGRAIVGFCMAASSIALGIDTTVFLTLNGTIWGMNGQAENVKIDGFEPLTVYMDQFLENGGKILVCSPCVEFFCNLKIKSKTKEDSLIKGAEFAGFPTVTSIMAESSVVSL; encoded by the coding sequence ATGTCAAATGTAAATAAAAATTTAATTATTATTACTACAGGTAAAGAAGATAGGGGGGGGAGGGCAATTGTTGGATTTTGCATGGCAGCCTCTTCCATAGCACTTGGGATTGATACTACAGTATTCTTAACGCTTAACGGAACAATCTGGGGTATGAATGGACAAGCGGAAAATGTAAAGATTGATGGCTTTGAACCCTTAACAGTATACATGGATCAATTCTTAGAAAATGGGGGGAAAATCCTAGTATGCAGCCCTTGTGTTGAATTCTTCTGTAACCTTAAAATAAAGTCAAAGACAAAAGAGGATTCATTGATCAAGGGTGCTGAATTTGCAGGATTTCCGACAGTTACTTCTATTATGGCAGAAAGCTCTGTAGTATCATTATAA